A genomic window from Camelus ferus isolate YT-003-E chromosome X, BCGSAC_Cfer_1.0, whole genome shotgun sequence includes:
- the ZNF81 gene encoding zinc finger protein 81 yields the protein MPADQSSPGPSVALTTEGPDSSCEVSVSFEDVTVDFSREEWQQLDSTQRRLYQDVMLENYSHLLSLGYEVPKPEVIFRLEQGEEPWMSEGETPHQSCSDGKFGIKTSQKRISGKVSFHSEMEGEDTRDDSLYSILEELWQDAEQIKSYQGNQNPAAFINKKILNTEWDYEYKDSGKFVHPGPNRIPSQKRPHKRNSFGKSLKHNLDLHIHSKNSAAKNFDKIIGHGQVFTQSSSYTNHENTHTGVKFCDSNQHGKVFSLKQALSHNLKFPVGEKANMCTEFGKIFTQRSHLFPPQRIHSMEKPHELSKCVNVFTQKPLLSIYLRVHRDEKLYICSECGKAFIQNSELILHEKMHTREKPYKCSECGKSFFQVSSLLRHQTTHTGEKLYECSECGKGFSLNSALNVHQKIHTGERHHKCSECGKAFTQKSTLRMHQRIHTGERSYVCTECGQAFIQKAHLIAHQRIHTGEKPYECSDCGKSFPSKSQLQMHKRIHTGEKPYICTDCGKAFTNRSNLNTHQKSHTGEKSYICAECGKAFTDRSNFNKHQTIHTGEKPYVCADCGRAFIQKSELITHQRIHTTEKPYKCSDCEKSFSKKPHLKVHQRIHTGEKPYICAECGKAFTDRSNFNKHQTIHTGDKPYKCSDCGKGFTQKSVLSMHRSIHT from the exons GGTATGAAGTTCCCAAACCGGAGGTCATCTTCAGGTTGGAGCAAGGAGAGGAGCCATGGATGTCGGAGGGAGAAACCCCACATCAGAGCTGCTCAG atgGGAAGTTTGGGATTAAGACCTCACAAAAAAGAATTTCTGGAAAAGTTTCATTTCATAGTGAAATGGAGGGTGAAGATACAAGGGATGATTCATTGTATTCCATTTTAGAAGAACTGTGGCAAGATGCTGAACAGATAAAGAGCTATCAGGGAAACCAGAATCCTGCTGCTTtcatcaataagaaaatattgaatacagAGTGGGATTATGAATATAAAGACAGTGGAAAATTTGTTCATCCAGGCCCAAATCGTATTCCTTCACAGAAAAGACCTCATAAACGTAACTCATTTGGAAAGAGTTTAAAGCATAATTTAGACTTACATATTCATAGTAAAAACAGTGCAGCAAAGAACTTCGATAAGATTATTGGACATGGTCAGGTTTTCACCCAGAGCTCTTCTTATACTAACCATGAAAATACGCATACAGGAGTGAAATTCTGTGACAGCAATCAGCATGGAAAAGTCTTCAGCCTCAAACAAGCACTCAGTCACAATCTGAAATTTCCTGTTGGGGAGAAAGCAAATATGTGTACTGAATTTGGGAAGATCTTCACCCAGAGGTCACACCTCTTCCCACCTCAGAGAATTCATTCTATGGAAAAACCTCATGAGCTTAGCAAATGTGTAAATGTTTTTACACAGAAGCCACTACTCAGTATATATTTGAGAGTTCATAGAGACGAAAAGCTCTATATAtgttctgaatgtgggaaggcgTTCATCCAGAATTCAGAATTAATTTTGCATGAGAAAATGCATACTAGAGAAAAACCCTAtaaatgcagtgaatgtggaaaaTCATTTTTCCAAGTGTCATCTCTACTGAGGCATCAGACAACCCATACTGGAGAAAAACTTTatgagtgcagtgaatgtgggaaaggcTTCTCCCTGAACTCAGCCCTCAATGTACATCAgaaaattcatactggagagagaCACCACAAGTGCagtgagtgtgggaaagcctttaccCAAAAATCAACACTCAGAAtgcatcagagaattcatacaggAGAGAGATCCTATGTATGTACTGAATGTGGGCAGGCCTTCATCCAAAAGGCACACTTGATTGCACATcaaagaattcatactggagagaagccTTATGAATGCAGTGACTGTGGGAAGTCTTTCCCTTCTAAATCACAACTCCAGATGCATAAGCGAATTCACACAGGAGAAAAACCCTATATATGCACTGACTGTGGGAAGGCCTTCACCAATAGGTCAAATCTTAATACTCACCAGAAATCTCATACTGGAGAGAAGTCTTATATATGTgctgaatgtgggaaggccttcacgGACAGGTCAAATTTCAATAAACACCAGacaattcatactggagagaaaccctatgttTGTGCTGATTGTGGAAGGGCCTTCATCCAGAAGTCAGAGTTAATTacacatcagagaattcataccaCAGAGAAGCCTTATAAATGTTCTGACTGTGAGAAATCCTTCTCCAAGAAACCACATCTCAAAGTACATCAACgaattcacacaggagagaaaccatatatatgtgcagaatgtgggaaagccttcactGACAGATCAAATTTCAATAAACACCAGACAATTCATACTGGAGATAAACCCTATAAATGTAGTGACTGTGGAAAGGGCTTCACTCAGAAATCAGTTCTGAGTATGCATCGCAGTATTCATACATGA